The following coding sequences lie in one Treponema sp. OMZ 790 genomic window:
- a CDS encoding bifunctional oligoribonuclease/PAP phosphatase NrnA produces MEKNFSTLCSVLEKNQPVLVQTHDFPDHDAIGAAYALSKLLESHGYTTEIAYGGLVQSLPLIEFVKYLNHPLLKVEEIEDLKKYQVIIVDGSPFKATVSKVAGILKAVIDHHPPRTKMTVEYMDIRPEIGSCCSIIWSYWKESGKDYDGMTATAMIAGIQLDTSFLSRRVSPLDMDAYYELYFKSDVQTMYQMIKTTINIGELEEIGRAFTDYFQIGNFLLVELSEDYSRALLSVLADFLIWIKDIYFVIVIETSGDEYKLSARSRDKTLDAGYLIKEALNGMGSGGGHAHMAGGIIEPKKYPGKKILLGSIVELANSDKKESLWTKIMKKL; encoded by the coding sequence ATGGAAAAAAACTTTTCTACGCTCTGTTCGGTTTTAGAAAAAAATCAGCCGGTACTCGTACAAACACATGATTTTCCCGATCATGATGCAATAGGAGCGGCCTATGCTCTTTCAAAACTTTTAGAAAGTCACGGCTACACAACCGAAATAGCATACGGCGGGCTTGTTCAAAGTCTTCCTTTAATTGAATTTGTAAAATATCTAAATCATCCTCTTTTAAAAGTAGAAGAAATTGAAGACTTAAAAAAATATCAAGTTATAATTGTAGACGGCTCACCTTTTAAAGCAACGGTTTCAAAGGTTGCCGGAATCCTAAAGGCTGTAATCGACCATCACCCTCCGCGCACAAAAATGACTGTAGAATACATGGATATAAGACCCGAAATAGGCTCATGTTGCTCAATTATCTGGTCTTATTGGAAAGAAAGCGGAAAAGACTATGATGGAATGACTGCTACCGCAATGATTGCGGGTATTCAGCTTGACACATCATTTTTATCAAGAAGAGTAAGTCCTCTTGACATGGATGCCTACTACGAACTTTATTTTAAATCCGATGTTCAGACAATGTATCAAATGATTAAGACGACCATAAACATCGGAGAACTTGAAGAAATAGGCCGTGCATTTACCGACTACTTCCAGATAGGTAATTTCCTGCTTGTAGAATTGAGCGAAGACTACTCCAGAGCACTTTTGTCGGTATTGGCCGATTTTTTGATTTGGATAAAAGATATTTATTTTGTCATCGTAATTGAAACAAGCGGAGACGAATACAAACTATCGGCCAGAAGCCGCGATAAAACCCTCGATGCAGGTTATTTGATTAAAGAAGCTCTAAACGGTATGGGAAGCGGCGGCGGTCATGCGCACATGGCCGGAGGCATAATTGAACCGAAAAAATATCCCGGAAAAAAAATACTTTTAGGCTCAATCGTTGAGCTTGCAAATTCAGACAAAAAGGAATCACTGTGGACGAAAATAATGAAAAAACTTTAA
- a CDS encoding ABC transporter ATP-binding protein: protein MKASIKDIIKFSYKTDKVLFIFLILEQVIRTADIFINLYLVKLIINAFVKGKTKEEILFFCIIALISNFVLTLIKRFSEETENNRYRIVLYKRDMEINKKTMKLDYEFLEDSDLQLGLTKMREYDNFGNYGIYHVGRHFGTIINSVLTFVFAIVFSINLFTMQSELIPIANWLWNAIFILLFFSFSIISILASKKFNYKMQNMFDDDVVFLNRLFRKYIDISDDYKSGKDTRLYNYNLLNNVLKDSNFRLKKLYKKLSNNLFTCNVQTGLMTVFSSLLVYFYAGLKAYYGLIELGDIVQYTGIAALTADAITFMIMSISSLYANKDYFKAIFDYLNLSNTKYEGSLPIEKRDDNEYEFEFKNVSFKYPKSEKYVLQNVNLKFKIGQKLAIVGMNGSGKTTLIKLLTRFYDPSEGEILLNGINIQKYDYNEYLDIFSVVFQDFKLFSFMLGQNISAAMECDEKKAEEALNKAGFEKSLQKMPQGLKTYLYQDYEEGGIEISGGEAQKIAMARAIYKDSPFIILDEPTAALDPISEFEIYSSFDNIIGSKTAVYISHRLSSCKFCDEIAVFDEGKLVQHGSHDELLQEKCGKYFELWNAQAQYYREEEIEALLK, encoded by the coding sequence ATGAAAGCAAGTATAAAAGATATTATTAAATTTTCTTATAAGACGGATAAGGTTTTATTTATATTTTTAATCTTAGAACAAGTTATAAGGACAGCTGATATTTTTATAAATCTTTATTTGGTAAAACTCATCATAAATGCCTTTGTAAAAGGAAAGACAAAGGAAGAAATATTATTCTTCTGTATTATTGCCCTTATAAGTAATTTTGTTTTAACCTTGATAAAAAGATTTTCCGAAGAAACAGAAAATAATAGATACCGCATTGTGCTTTATAAAAGGGATATGGAAATAAATAAAAAAACGATGAAGCTCGATTACGAATTTTTGGAAGACTCTGATCTTCAGTTAGGTCTTACAAAGATGAGAGAGTATGACAACTTTGGAAATTACGGCATCTATCATGTAGGAAGACATTTCGGCACAATAATAAATTCAGTTTTGACCTTTGTCTTTGCAATAGTTTTCTCCATAAATCTTTTTACAATGCAATCGGAATTGATTCCTATAGCAAATTGGTTATGGAACGCAATTTTTATTCTTTTATTTTTTTCATTTAGTATTATTTCAATACTGGCTTCCAAAAAATTTAATTATAAAATGCAAAATATGTTTGATGATGATGTTGTATTTTTAAATAGATTATTCCGCAAATATATAGATATAAGCGATGATTATAAATCGGGAAAAGATACACGCCTTTATAATTACAATTTACTTAACAATGTGCTTAAAGATTCTAACTTTAGATTAAAAAAGCTTTATAAAAAACTTTCCAACAATTTATTTACCTGCAATGTTCAAACAGGGCTTATGACGGTTTTTTCTTCACTTCTTGTTTATTTTTATGCAGGGCTTAAAGCTTATTACGGCCTTATCGAATTAGGCGATATTGTTCAGTATACGGGCATTGCAGCATTAACCGCCGATGCCATAACTTTTATGATTATGTCTATTTCAAGTCTCTATGCCAATAAAGATTATTTTAAGGCTATCTTCGATTATCTTAATTTATCTAATACCAAATATGAAGGGTCTCTCCCTATCGAAAAAAGAGATGATAACGAATATGAGTTTGAATTTAAAAATGTCAGTTTTAAATATCCTAAAAGTGAAAAATATGTTCTACAAAATGTCAACTTAAAATTTAAGATAGGACAGAAGCTCGCCATAGTCGGCATGAACGGCAGCGGTAAGACAACTCTCATAAAACTCCTCACCCGTTTTTATGATCCGAGTGAAGGCGAAATTTTACTTAACGGAATCAATATTCAAAAATATGATTATAACGAGTATCTGGATATTTTCTCGGTAGTCTTTCAAGATTTTAAACTTTTTTCTTTTATGTTGGGACAAAATATTTCGGCTGCGATGGAATGCGATGAAAAAAAAGCGGAAGAGGCCTTAAACAAAGCAGGCTTTGAAAAATCTTTACAAAAAATGCCGCAAGGATTAAAAACCTATCTTTATCAGGATTATGAAGAAGGTGGTATCGAAATATCGGGCGGTGAAGCTCAAAAAATTGCGATGGCAAGGGCTATCTATAAAGATTCCCCCTTTATAATACTCGATGAGCCGACCGCTGCTTTAGACCCTATTTCCGAATTTGAAATTTATTCTTCTTTCGATAACATAATCGGTAGCAAAACAGCCGTTTATATTTCGCACCGTCTTTCTTCATGTAAATTCTGCGATGAGATTGCAGTTTTTGATGAGGGTAAACTGGTGCAGCACGGCTCCCACGATGAGCTTCTTCAAGAGAAATGCGGAAAGTACTTTGAGCTATGGAATGCCCAAGCTCAGTATTACAGGGAAGAGGAGATTGAGGCACTTTTAAAGTAA
- a CDS encoding TraB/GumN family protein produces the protein MDENNEKTLKRILLKDREIILLGTAHVSKESIKDVESTIREEKPDCVCVELDEGRYKSLTSKDAWQQINISQVLREGKGFLLLANLVLASFQKKLGSDLGVKPGDEMKAAIEVSQELNIKTEMVDRPIHTTLKRAWAKNRGWGRSKLLATLLSAAFSNEKPDESEIEKLKNQSAMDNMMQEMAEYLPNIKEVLIDERDRYLASKIWESSGKKIVAVLGAGHLPGTERFIKELEAGTKTTDVSDIEVIPPKSIVSKAASWIFPAIIIGLIILGFFKGGGIKTGQMLLSFILWNGGLAAVGAIIALGHPLAVLSSFLGAPFTTINPLLGIGMISGLVQAWAKKPQVRDMENLTNDAGNFSGWYKNRITKVLMVFILSSLGSSIGTFITVPALIANLIK, from the coding sequence GTGGACGAAAATAATGAAAAAACTTTAAAGCGCATTCTTTTAAAAGACCGCGAAATTATTCTTTTAGGAACAGCGCATGTTTCTAAAGAAAGCATTAAAGATGTTGAATCTACAATCAGGGAAGAAAAACCCGATTGCGTATGTGTCGAATTAGACGAAGGAAGATACAAATCTTTAACCTCAAAAGATGCTTGGCAGCAAATCAATATATCCCAAGTATTGCGTGAAGGAAAGGGCTTTTTACTCCTTGCAAATCTTGTTTTGGCCTCTTTTCAAAAGAAACTCGGCAGCGACCTCGGCGTAAAACCGGGCGATGAAATGAAAGCCGCAATCGAAGTTTCTCAAGAATTAAACATCAAAACCGAAATGGTTGACCGCCCCATCCATACAACTTTAAAAAGAGCTTGGGCAAAAAACCGAGGCTGGGGCAGATCCAAGTTATTGGCAACCCTCCTAAGTGCAGCCTTTTCAAACGAGAAACCGGATGAAAGCGAAATAGAAAAACTAAAAAATCAAAGCGCAATGGATAACATGATGCAGGAAATGGCAGAATATCTTCCGAACATAAAAGAAGTTTTAATAGACGAAAGAGACCGTTATCTCGCATCAAAAATTTGGGAAAGCAGCGGAAAAAAAATTGTGGCTGTCTTAGGAGCCGGACACCTTCCGGGCACCGAACGCTTTATAAAAGAACTTGAAGCGGGCACAAAGACCACCGATGTTTCAGATATTGAGGTCATCCCGCCTAAAAGCATTGTAAGCAAAGCGGCCTCATGGATATTTCCTGCAATTATAATCGGCTTAATCATTCTCGGCTTTTTTAAAGGCGGCGGAATAAAAACGGGACAGATGCTTTTATCCTTTATTCTCTGGAACGGAGGACTTGCAGCAGTAGGAGCTATTATCGCCCTCGGGCATCCCCTAGCCGTTCTATCCTCATTTTTGGGTGCGCCCTTTACAACAATCAACCCGCTTTTGGGTATAGGAATGATTTCCGGACTGGTACAGGCTTGGGCAAAAAAACCGCAGGTAAGAGATATGGAAAACCTTACAAACGATGCAGGGAATTTTTCAGGCTGGTACAAAAATAGAATCACAAAGGTTCTTATGGTTTTTATTCTTTCTTCACTCGGAAGCTCTATCGGAACATTTATAACGGTTCCGGCTCTGATTGCTAATCTGATTAAATAA
- a CDS encoding glycoside hydrolase family 3 protein, translating to MKTKISFTKKGILSFLFIFLLTVNLSSNSAVKKLPNFYDDLPNEKLAAEIIANMTDEELLAQTFMFGWAGQDPGDLLLSWIEDSGLGSIKVFGWNTGDSHKLAKAISLLQKKSLQGRFGIPLFVATDQEGGWVRHVKGLTSETPGNLAIGASGIPWDSYYSGYYISREISALGINLNFAPTVDLLTDHDSSIIGPRSFGDSPHAAGILGAAFVRGSREAGVLTTAKHFPGHGDTSIDSHGRLPKIDISEETFRNRELIPFKYLIEAGVPAIMTGHLNFSSILPNGEPATFSKYLLTDILRGEMGFKGLIITDDMMMHGAMNFAGGIAKAVKMALEAGNDIIESSTTPRHYQAFWKENIRAMKDDPEFKERVKDAAFRIIYEKLKYFKSNNHVPILPELEKLDERIPDKEGQKFFLSLAGRSTTIVRDAAIPFKPEPNEDILLVSAYKDFFKYGLKRFPDAKIIEVDSARHHARRFDTIIFCLSDKYSLGVLKKIMESYPQKKYIVISILSPAFLAKVPDVQTAIAIYSYSPASFTAAFGALCGDFNPNGKLPISGVK from the coding sequence ATGAAAACTAAAATCTCATTTACAAAAAAAGGTATACTGTCTTTTTTATTCATCTTTTTATTAACGGTTAATCTAAGCTCCAATTCGGCTGTAAAGAAATTACCAAACTTTTACGATGATCTTCCGAATGAAAAATTGGCAGCCGAAATAATCGCGAACATGACCGATGAAGAACTTTTAGCACAAACCTTCATGTTCGGCTGGGCAGGTCAAGATCCCGGCGATTTACTTTTATCATGGATTGAAGATTCGGGACTGGGAAGCATCAAGGTATTCGGCTGGAATACGGGCGATTCTCACAAACTTGCAAAAGCCATTTCTCTTTTACAAAAAAAATCTCTTCAAGGAAGATTCGGTATTCCGCTTTTTGTTGCAACCGATCAGGAAGGAGGATGGGTACGGCATGTCAAAGGATTAACCTCAGAGACTCCGGGAAACCTTGCAATAGGAGCTTCAGGCATTCCGTGGGATTCCTACTATTCAGGCTACTATATTTCAAGAGAAATAAGCGCCCTAGGCATAAACTTAAATTTTGCACCAACTGTAGACCTTTTAACGGATCACGATTCTTCAATCATAGGCCCGCGTTCCTTTGGTGATTCGCCCCATGCGGCAGGTATTCTGGGAGCGGCCTTTGTTCGGGGAAGCCGGGAAGCCGGAGTTCTTACAACAGCAAAACATTTTCCCGGTCATGGAGATACCAGCATAGACAGCCACGGCCGCTTACCGAAAATCGACATATCGGAAGAAACCTTCCGCAATCGGGAACTCATTCCTTTTAAATACTTAATAGAAGCAGGAGTGCCTGCAATTATGACAGGGCACTTGAACTTTTCGTCAATCCTGCCGAACGGAGAACCTGCAACATTTTCCAAATATCTTTTAACGGATATTTTGCGCGGAGAAATGGGCTTTAAAGGGCTTATAATTACCGATGACATGATGATGCACGGAGCCATGAATTTTGCAGGAGGAATCGCAAAGGCCGTAAAAATGGCCTTAGAAGCAGGAAACGATATAATCGAGTCCTCAACAACACCTCGGCACTATCAAGCTTTTTGGAAAGAAAATATCAGGGCAATGAAGGATGATCCCGAATTTAAAGAAAGAGTAAAGGATGCAGCCTTTAGAATCATATATGAAAAACTAAAATATTTTAAAAGCAATAACCATGTGCCAATTCTGCCTGAACTCGAAAAGCTGGACGAAAGAATTCCGGATAAGGAAGGCCAAAAATTCTTTTTAAGTTTGGCAGGCCGCTCAACTACAATAGTGCGGGATGCAGCCATTCCTTTTAAACCCGAACCCAATGAAGACATCCTTCTTGTATCTGCCTATAAAGATTTTTTTAAGTACGGCCTAAAGCGCTTCCCTGATGCAAAAATAATAGAAGTAGATTCGGCCCGTCACCATGCCCGGCGTTTCGATACAATAATTTTTTGCCTTTCCGATAAATATTCCTTAGGTGTCTTAAAAAAAATAATGGAATCTTATCCGCAAAAAAAATACATAGTCATCTCCATATTATCGCCGGCCTTTTTGGCAAAAGTTCCAGACGTCCAAACAGCAATTGCAATTTACAGCTATTCTCCGGCTTCCTTTACCGCCGCCTTCGGCGCCCTTTGCGGAGATTTTAACCCTAACGGCAAACTGCCTATTTCCGGAGTAAAATAG